The sequence TTCGCGATGTGCGGGTCGCCGTGCATGGTGCGTCCCACGCCGTGGCCGCCGAAGTCGGTGTTGACCGAGTAGCCGGCCTCGGTCGCGACGGCGCCGATGGCCGCAGAGATGTCGCCCGTGCGCCCGCCGGGCTGCGCCGCGCGGATCCCCGCCTCGAGGGCCGCGGTCGTGACCTCGATGAGGCGCACGTCCTCCGCGCGCGGCGTGCCGACGACGACGCTCAGGGCGGAGTCGCTGACCCAGCCGTCGACGGACGCGGCGAAGTCGAGGCTCAGGAGGTCGCCGTCCTGCAGCCGGTAGTCGTGGGGGAGGCCGTGCAGCACGCCGTCGTTCACCGACGTGCAGAGGACCTTGCCGAACGGCATCGCGCCGAACGAGGGGTGGTAGTCGATGTAGCAGGACTCGGCGCCGCGCTCGCGGATCATGCGGTGCGCCTGGCGGTCGAGGTCGAGGAGGTTGA is a genomic window of Clavibacter capsici containing:
- the map gene encoding type I methionyl aminopeptidase; the encoded protein is MMELRTPAEMDQMRPAGEFVASVLTALAAQADVGVNLLDLDRQAHRMIRERGAESCYIDYHPSFGAMPFGKVLCTSVNDGVLHGLPHDYRLQDGDLLSLDFAASVDGWVSDSALSVVVGTPRAEDVRLIEVTTAALEAGIRAAQPGGRTGDISAAIGAVATEAGYSVNTDFGGHGVGRTMHGDPHIANQGRPNRGVPLRPGLVIAIEPWFLQSTDEIYTDKDGWTLRSADGSRGAHMEHTVAITEDGPLILTARS